In Silene latifolia isolate original U9 population unplaced genomic scaffold, ASM4854445v1 scaffold_240, whole genome shotgun sequence, the DNA window ggttgcttttttttttttttttttttttttaattaagtcGATTTGTAGCTATAATAAATTTTTAGAATGGTTGGTTACTCGGTTATCTTTTTACGGTTCACGCCTCACTGGCCGTCTTTCCGTTAAACAACTGTACGAATCTAGCCTGTCAAATAAACAAGATGGATAGACATTCTAAAAAGATGAGGGCTACAAAAGATCGAGATTTTGATTTCATGCAAGGTTGTAAGCCTGTAACAATGATCGATAGAATTCCTCGAAAAAAATCCATAATATGCTAGTATATGCTACGAGTCTACGAGTATAGCGAATCTTTAAATCTTATGTACAAAGCGTATCATCACTGAAGCATACCGCTCCCTGGCAGAACATCACATTCAGGCAAGGTAGTGTTATTATACCGGTTTTTATCAAGACAATACGAGTAAGTAAGATACTTTTTCCTGAACTCCGTGTACGCCTTCAATTGCCTCGATGTCATATTTCCACAACCCGTACTATAATCTGACCCACATACAGAAAAATTTCGGCTTGGATCAATCCAACACCCGTTCAGAACAAAATCTGAGTACTCGACCACAAACGGCTCATATGTGAAGTTGGCCTTAGACCTGCCTCCATCAGTAGCCCAATCCGACCCATCCCAAATTGTAGCATATAATGTCATGGGTTTTGACGGGTAAACCACACCGGTTACATCCACCTTTTGTACCGACCTTATAGGAAGTTCATCGATATAATAAAGGATCTTATTCTCGGTCCAAAATATGGAGTACTTGTGGGCTTCTTTACCTGGGTCGAACCATAACTTGTATCGCTCCTCCCTTCCTTGGCCCGAACTCCCATTACCGTAGAAATTGGTTTGGAGGATCCATTCTCCAGTATGAGCATGACCTAGGAACTCGAAATCAATCTCATCGTGCTCGTGAAGATTATTTGATAGGTAGAATGTCACCACTATTCCAGCCGTATAGTTTTGTGAAGGTAGCTTAATATAAGCACTGAACAATCCTTCTGTGTAACTGACTTGAGACGCGAAACCTGATGCTCCAGTGTTGT includes these proteins:
- the LOC141638956 gene encoding putative xyloglucan endotransglucosylase/hydrolase protein 30, whose amino-acid sequence is MKIMAIYVELIIIICSLIASSNCCPGNLTTTTFNEGFMKLGGNVSVSGNRNSVNTSLLNNTGASGFASQVSYTEGLFSAYIKLPSQNYTAGIVVTFYLSNNLHEHDEIDFEFLGHAHTGEWILQTNFYGNGSSGQGREERYKLWFDPGKEAHKYSIFWTENKILYYIDELPIRSVQKVDVTGVVYPSKPMTLYATIWDGSDWATDGGRSKANFTYEPFVVEYSDFVLNGCWIDPSRNFSVCGSDYSTGCGNMTSRQLKAYTEFRKKYLTYSYCLDKNRYNNTTLPECDVLPGSGMLQ